Sequence from the Christiangramia fulva genome:
AAATTCAAAGAAGGCATTTGATTAGCCAATCTTTAATCCGTCTTTTACTTTCTGGCCTGGAGAGAGTAGCACAACATCTTCATCTTCACCGAGAACACCCAGAACAAGACATTCACTTTTGAAACCGGCTATACGTTTTACAGGAAAATTAACCACGGCGATTACCTGCCTGCCTATGAGTTCCTGCGTGGTATAGCGGCGGGTTATCTGTGCTGACGAATTCATTACCCCCAATTGTTCCCCAAAATTTATTTTCAATTTATAGGCAGGTTTCCTGGCCTCGGGAAAAGATTCTGCTTTAAGAATGCTTCCAACGCGCAGGTCGATTTTTTCAAAATCTTTCCATTTTATTTCTTCCATAATCAGCATTTGTGAGGTAAAAACTTAGTGAAATCCGGCTTTTATGATTAATTTTAAGGAGCAAAACTGAATTTACTGCAATTTAACCTAATCTTATAATCAGAGGTATTTATTTTTCGTAATTTTATTTTCCTATAGATTTAATAGGATTAACCTAAAAATTTAATATTTATTATGAGCGAGTTGAAATTAGGAGACAAAGCCCCAAACTTTGATGCCCAAACTTCGGAAGGAAAGATCAATTTTTATGATTACCTGGGAGACAGCTGGGGAATTCTTTTCTCACATCCGGCAGATTATACGCCTGTTTGTACAACCGAATTAGGAGCAGTAGCCAAATACAAAGACGAATTTGCAAAAAGAAATGTAAAGGTCCTGGCGCTGAGTGTTGATGGGCTGGAATCCCACAAAGGCTGGATAAAAGATATCAATGAAACACAGCATACCCAGGTTAATTTTCCGATTATTGCAGATGAAGACCGAAAGGTTTCCAACCTGTACGGAATGATTCATCCAAAAGCCGATGACACGCTTACAGTGCGTTCAGTATATGTTATCGGGCCTGATAAAACCATCAAAT
This genomic interval carries:
- a CDS encoding tRNA-binding protein; the protein is MEEIKWKDFEKIDLRVGSILKAESFPEARKPAYKLKINFGEQLGVMNSSAQITRRYTTQELIGRQVIAVVNFPVKRIAGFKSECLVLGVLGEDEDVVLLSPGQKVKDGLKIG
- a CDS encoding peroxiredoxin, yielding MSELKLGDKAPNFDAQTSEGKINFYDYLGDSWGILFSHPADYTPVCTTELGAVAKYKDEFAKRNVKVLALSVDGLESHKGWIKDINETQHTQVNFPIIADEDRKVSNLYGMIHPKADDTLTVRSVYVIGPDKTIKLMITYPASTGRNFDELLRVIDSLQLTAYKKVATPANWKSGEDVVISPSVSNEEADKMFPKGYKTIKPYLRMTPQPDSK